The Desulfotignum phosphitoxidans DSM 13687 genomic sequence GATCACCCGGATGTCCGCCGGGTACTCCATCCGGCTGACCCCTGCCAGATCCGCGGCCCCGTAAGAGCACCAGTTGCACAGAAAACTGACGATTTTTATATTTTTTTCGGTCATGTGATTGTATCTCCTTTAAGCTGTTTCACCCAGGGCAAAAATCTGTGAAAAAATCTGGTTGGTATCAAATCCCCGCAGATGGATGGCACCGGATCGGCAGGATGCCACACACAGGCCGCAGCCTTTGCACAGCACCGCATTGATATCCGCTTTGCCTTCAAACCGGCCTTCGGTCAAAAATGACGGGGCATTGTAGGGACAGATGGATACGCAAACCCCGCAGGCGGAGCATTTCTGCACATCCACGCTGGCAATGGTGCCGGAGGTGAACAAGCTGTCTTTTTTGGCCAAAAGGGTCAAAGCCCGGGACGCGGCAGCCCGACCCTGGGTGATGGCCTCGTTCACGGGTTTGGGATAATGCCCGGAACCCGCCACAAACACCCCGTCCGTGGCAAACTCCGCCGGTCCCAGTTTGGCGTGTTTTTCCACAAAAAAGCCTTCATCACTCAAGGGGACTTTAAAGAAATTGGCCAGGCGCTCATCTTTTCTGGGCACCAGGGCCGTGGCCAGAGTGACCAGGTCCGCGTGAATGGTGACCGGCTGATTAAGCACATGATCTTTAAGGGTCACGGCCACATAGTCCTTTTCCACGGTCACTTCAGGTTTATCCGTGACGTCATACCGAATGAAAATGACCCCTTTTTCCCGGGCTTTTTTGTAAAGCAGTTCCCGTTCCCCATAGGTCCGGATATCCCGATACAAAATAAACACGTCCATCTGGGGATTTTTTTCCTTGAGCGCAATGGCATTTTCGACGGAATGGGTACAGCACACTCTGGAACAATAGGGGCGTTCCGGTTCTCTGGAGCCGACGCACTGGATGAACACAGCCGATTGGACTTGATCCAGTTTCGGGTCGTTGTCCATGAACATTCTGTCCAGATCCAGAGTCCGAATGATGCGCTCATCTTGCCCCAAACCGTATTCGGTGGTTTCCAGGGCCTTGGCACCGGTGGCCAGGACCGCAATGCCGTGTTCCAGTTCCGTGGTTTTATCATCGGTTTTCAATGTTGAGATGAAATTACCCACAAACCCGTCCACCCCTTCCAGGGTAGTCTTTGTATGTACAACTATTTTGTCGTTGGACTGAACCTCCTGAATCAGGGCGGACAAGTGTTGCTGTACATCCTCGCCCTGGGCGGTTTTCCATAATTTAACTGCCTCTCCTCCCAGAGAATCTTTTTTCTCGATAATATGGGTTTCATATCCTTGAGAAGCCAGACTTCTGGCGGCGGTCAAGCCGGCCAGTCCGCCGCCTACCACCATGACCGAGGCGTTGACCTTGATTTTTTCCTCTTTGAGGGGCTGGGCCAGACCGGCTTTGGCAACCGCCATGCGCACCAGATCCTTGGCTTTTTCCGTGGCAATGTCCGGATTGTTTTTATGAACCCAGGCGTTTTGGTTCCGGATGTTGGTCATCTCAAACAGGTATTTGTTCAGGCCCGCGCTCTTCAGGGTTTCCTGGAACAGCGGTTCATGGGTTTTCGGCGTACAGGCTGCCACCACAATGCGGTTGAGTCCCTTCTCCTTGATGATCTCCACCATCTTGTCCTGGGCATCCTGGCTGCACGCATACGTGGTTTCTTCAGCCACGGTCACATAGGGCAGGGTGGCCGCGTATTCGGTCACATGGGGACAGTCCACCACACCCGCGATATTGGAACCGCAGTCACAGATGAACACCCCGATGCTGGGGCGGTCACCGATCACATTGGTTTCCGGTACGGCCGGGATCTCTTTGGTCAGGGTATTTCTAACTTCAGCCAGGGCATCACCGGCGGCAGAGGCGGCAGCTGATGCATCCAGCACTGATTCCGGAATGTCCTTGGGATTGTTGAACACCCCGGACACATAAATACCGTCTCTGGACGTGGTCACCGGTTCAAAAGAGCCTGTTTTGGCAAATCCGGATTCCGTGAGATCAATATTGAATTTCTCGGCAACCGCCCGGGTTTCCTGTGAAATTTCAAGACCCACGGACAACACGATCATGTCATAGGTATCTCTGACAATCTGTCCCATTTCATCCACATACTGGATGTGCAGGTCCCCGGTTTCCGAATCTTCCACCACGGAATGCACCCGGGAACGGATGAAATTGATGCCGTGCCGGGTCTTGGCATCCTGATAGTATTTCTCGAACTCCTTGCCAGGGGTTCTCATGTCCATGAAAAAGATGGAGCAGTCCAGGTCTTTGCCGGCATGTTCCTTGGCAATGATCGCTTCCTTGACCGCGTACATACAGCAGACCGAGGAACAATAGGGATTATCGCATTTATTGACATCTCTGGAGCCCACGCACTGGAACCAGGCGATTTTTTTGGGATCTTTTCGTTTTTGTGCCAGCAGTTTGTCTTTTTTCTTTTTGGGATTGGCCGGCAGTTTCGGAAAAGTGGTCACATGTCCCATGGTCGGGCCGGTGGCCGCCAGGATCCGCTCGAATTCCATGGAAGTCACCACATTGGCGAATTTTGCATATTGATAATTGTCAAACCGGGACGGATCAAACGGCTTGAAACCGGGTGCCAGAATGATGGATCCGGTATTGATGGTGATGACCTCTTCAGTCATGGTGTAATCAATGGCATCTGCCGGACATACCTCCTGACAAGTCCCGCATTTGTCTTTGGTCAGTTTCAGACAGGCAGCCGGATTGATGGCATATTTCAACGGTACTGCCTGGGGATATTCCACATAAATGGCGGTTCGGGTTTTCAAATCCGAGTTATACCCGTCATCAAATTTGCCCGGGCACTTTTCAGTACAGGCCCCGCAGGCAATACAGCGGTCTTCTCTGACATACCGGGGCTTTTTTAGGATTTCCACCTGGAAATTGCCTTTTTCACCGGTGATGTTCTGAACTTCGGAAAGTGTTAACAACTCAATGTTTAAATGCCGGCCGACCTCGACCAGTGTGGGTGAGATTATTCACATGGCACAGTCATTGGTCGGAAAGGTCTTGTCCAGCTGGGCCATGACCCCGCCGATGGACGGGCCTTTTTCCACCAGATAGACATAAAATCCGGAGTTCGCAAGATCCAGTGCCGAGAGCATGCCGGATATACCGCCGCCGATCACCACCACTGATCCGGTTTTTTTTGATTCCATTCTTTGTCTCTCCTGTTTAATTCATATAACAATATCAGCCAAAACAGCCAGCAGACGTTAAGATGACTGTCTTAAATATGTCTTAATGATTTTCCTTTTATTAATTGTTATTAATTAAAAAAGTATGTTATAAAACCATCTGTCAAACATTGTCAACCATTATCGAATAAAACCACAGGCACTGTTGATCCATGAAAAAAATCATTACTGTCTGCGGTCCCACCGGGATCGGAAAAACCGGTTTTGCTATCTTTCTGGCAAAGACATTCAATGGAGAGATCATCGGGGCCGACTCCATGCAGATTTACAAGTACATGGATATCGGCACTGCCAAGCCGGATGCATCCGAACGGGCGAAAGCACGTCATCATCTGGTGGATTTTCTGGATCCGGCAAAAGATTTCGATGCCGCGCAATACACACAGATGGCCGGACAGACCATTGATACCATGACACAAAACAACCGGATTCCCATTGTGGCAGGCGGCACCGGCCTGTATATCCGTTCGCTTTTATACGGTCTGTTCCGTTCCAGGCCGGCGTGTCAAAACACCCTGGCCCGGCTGACACAGACGCTGGAAGAAAAAGGCAGCCCATATCTTCACCAACAACTGGATGCATGCGACCCTTCTGCGGCCCGGCGGATCCATCCCCATGACGGATTTCGTATCATCCGGGCCCTGGAAGTGTTTCAAACGACGGGCATTCCCATCTCCCAAAGACAGACCCAGCATTCGTTCGCCCATCCTTGTTACCGCAGTCTGACCTTAGGGCTTTACATGGACCGCCATGACCTGTACGAGCGCATCAATCAGCGGGTGGACATCATGATGGCCCAGGGACTTCTCACTGAAGTTCAGGGTCTGGTGAAAAAAGGATATGATCTGAGTCTGAAATCCATGCAGTCCATCGGATACC encodes the following:
- a CDS encoding CoB--CoM heterodisulfide reductase iron-sulfur subunit A family protein — encoded protein: MESKKTGSVVVIGGGISGMLSALDLANSGFYVYLVEKGPSIGGVMAQLDKTFPTNDCAMUIISPTLVEVGRHLNIELLTLSEVQNITGEKGNFQVEILKKPRYVREDRCIACGACTEKCPGKFDDGYNSDLKTRTAIYVEYPQAVPLKYAINPAACLKLTKDKCGTCQEVCPADAIDYTMTEEVITINTGSIILAPGFKPFDPSRFDNYQYAKFANVVTSMEFERILAATGPTMGHVTTFPKLPANPKKKKDKLLAQKRKDPKKIAWFQCVGSRDVNKCDNPYCSSVCCMYAVKEAIIAKEHAGKDLDCSIFFMDMRTPGKEFEKYYQDAKTRHGINFIRSRVHSVVEDSETGDLHIQYVDEMGQIVRDTYDMIVLSVGLEISQETRAVAEKFNIDLTESGFAKTGSFEPVTTSRDGIYVSGVFNNPKDIPESVLDASAAASAAGDALAEVRNTLTKEIPAVPETNVIGDRPSIGVFICDCGSNIAGVVDCPHVTEYAATLPYVTVAEETTYACSQDAQDKMVEIIKEKGLNRIVVAACTPKTHEPLFQETLKSAGLNKYLFEMTNIRNQNAWVHKNNPDIATEKAKDLVRMAVAKAGLAQPLKEEKIKVNASVMVVGGGLAGLTAARSLASQGYETHIIEKKDSLGGEAVKLWKTAQGEDVQQHLSALIQEVQSNDKIVVHTKTTLEGVDGFVGNFISTLKTDDKTTELEHGIAVLATGAKALETTEYGLGQDERIIRTLDLDRMFMDNDPKLDQVQSAVFIQCVGSREPERPYCSRVCCTHSVENAIALKEKNPQMDVFILYRDIRTYGERELLYKKAREKGVIFIRYDVTDKPEVTVEKDYVAVTLKDHVLNQPVTIHADLVTLATALVPRKDERLANFFKVPLSDEGFFVEKHAKLGPAEFATDGVFVAGSGHYPKPVNEAITQGRAAASRALTLLAKKDSLFTSGTIASVDVQKCSACGVCVSICPYNAPSFLTEGRFEGKADINAVLCKGCGLCVASCRSGAIHLRGFDTNQIFSQIFALGETA
- the miaA gene encoding tRNA (adenosine(37)-N6)-dimethylallyltransferase MiaA translates to MKKIITVCGPTGIGKTGFAIFLAKTFNGEIIGADSMQIYKYMDIGTAKPDASERAKARHHLVDFLDPAKDFDAAQYTQMAGQTIDTMTQNNRIPIVAGGTGLYIRSLLYGLFRSRPACQNTLARLTQTLEEKGSPYLHQQLDACDPSAARRIHPHDGFRIIRALEVFQTTGIPISQRQTQHSFAHPCYRSLTLGLYMDRHDLYERINQRVDIMMAQGLLTEVQGLVKKGYDLSLKSMQSIGYRHMGKVINHELDIETAVSLLKRDTRRYAKRQFTWFKKEPGIVWIEPSQKDRALALVKDFLTSP